From Microcoleus sp. FACHB-831, a single genomic window includes:
- a CDS encoding VIT domain-containing protein produces the protein MPMPTTTPGLYVKDREGQQLVFPLKHTEVSAKIAGNISRVEVTQSFENPFTKPLEAVYVFPLPDEAAVDDMEIILGDRIITGNIKKREEAQQIYEQAKQQGRTAGLLEQERDNIFTQSLANIKPGEQIDVTIRYTDSLKFEGGDYEFVFPMVVGPRFIPGTPIDRSGDTDQVPDASRITPPIMPEGTRSRGDIGVTVEIDAGVTIRDVRSPSHQLRIEYEGQIVRVKLGGEDTIPNKDLILRYQVAGDNTQATVLKQSDERGGHFAIYLIPALEYRTDEIVPKDVVFLMDTSGSQMGDPLIKCQELMRRFINGLNPNDTFTIIDFCDITTQLSPAPLPNTPENRAKAIKYVNQLQANGGTYLLNGIRAVMNFPAEPAGRLRSIVLLTDGYIGNDNEILAEVQRELKQGNRLYSFGVGSSPNRFLLNRIAEIGRGTCQIVRQDEPTQEVAEKFFRQINNPVLTNIQVSWEGGGEDPTIYPTILPDLFAEQPLVLFGRKSDRTAGTLHINGIAAGGSQYKKTFNLSFAEAGNTAIAQLWGRARIKDLMKQMFGVETKAGVDAVTDTALTYQLLSQYTAFVAVSDDVRVNPESESLSMNVPVEMPEGVSYQGIPVPPAASLGIASKNLYSGQPAPKYDRTELTGSDPQYLELELRRPAAPAPKASGGIGKAKEAVRGLLRQDVVRRSIKPAQGLADEFDITLISPGMIDGSEEEAIATPTTNNLRLQVVSVTGLDKAAIDAVTHHLQQLNIPTGFSGEIVFEFAVRKGRVSRIMLDEEASTLKEPTVVKLIKRSLTTWRVPPSANSTVRLTLRIQP, from the coding sequence ATGCCCATGCCTACTACCACACCGGGTTTGTATGTCAAAGATCGTGAAGGACAGCAGCTAGTCTTTCCGCTAAAACATACAGAAGTTAGCGCCAAAATCGCTGGAAATATCTCGCGAGTTGAGGTGACGCAGAGTTTTGAAAATCCCTTCACTAAGCCTTTAGAAGCAGTCTATGTGTTTCCCTTGCCAGATGAAGCGGCGGTGGATGACATGGAAATTATATTAGGCGATCGCATCATCACAGGTAACATCAAAAAACGCGAAGAAGCCCAACAAATTTACGAACAAGCCAAACAACAAGGACGCACCGCTGGACTATTAGAACAAGAACGAGATAACATCTTTACCCAATCGCTTGCTAATATCAAACCTGGGGAACAAATTGATGTCACCATTCGCTACACCGACAGCCTAAAATTTGAAGGCGGCGACTATGAATTTGTATTCCCAATGGTAGTGGGGCCAAGGTTTATCCCCGGTACGCCTATTGATAGAAGTGGCGATACAGACCAAGTTCCAGACGCTTCGCGCATCACTCCACCTATAATGCCAGAAGGAACGCGATCGCGCGGGGATATCGGCGTCACGGTAGAAATTGATGCAGGGGTAACGATTAGAGATGTGCGATCGCCTTCCCACCAATTACGCATAGAATACGAAGGACAAATTGTGCGCGTAAAGTTGGGCGGAGAAGATACAATCCCCAACAAAGATTTAATTCTGCGCTATCAAGTTGCTGGCGATAACACTCAAGCAACAGTACTAAAACAATCAGACGAACGCGGCGGACATTTCGCAATTTATCTAATTCCCGCCTTAGAATATCGTACCGATGAAATTGTACCCAAAGATGTCGTATTCCTGATGGATACATCCGGTTCGCAAATGGGCGATCCGCTGATAAAATGTCAGGAATTAATGCGCCGCTTTATTAATGGATTAAATCCCAACGACACTTTCACAATTATCGATTTTTGCGATATTACAACTCAGCTATCTCCAGCCCCCTTGCCGAATACTCCAGAAAATCGCGCAAAGGCAATTAAATATGTTAATCAACTGCAAGCTAATGGCGGTACTTACTTGCTAAATGGCATTCGCGCAGTTATGAACTTCCCAGCAGAACCAGCGGGACGTTTGCGGAGTATCGTGCTGTTAACTGATGGCTACATTGGCAACGATAACGAAATTTTAGCAGAAGTTCAGCGGGAACTGAAACAGGGAAATCGCCTTTATAGTTTCGGCGTTGGTAGTTCTCCTAACCGCTTCTTATTGAATCGCATTGCAGAAATTGGGCGGGGAACTTGTCAAATTGTTCGTCAGGATGAACCAACCCAGGAAGTAGCAGAAAAGTTCTTCCGGCAAATTAATAACCCAGTGCTGACTAATATTCAAGTTAGCTGGGAAGGTGGTGGGGAAGATCCGACAATTTACCCTACAATATTGCCAGATTTGTTTGCAGAACAACCGTTAGTTTTGTTTGGTAGAAAGAGCGATCGCACTGCTGGAACCCTACACATCAACGGTATTGCAGCAGGTGGAAGTCAGTATAAAAAGACTTTTAATCTCAGTTTTGCGGAAGCTGGCAATACTGCGATCGCTCAACTTTGGGGACGTGCCCGAATTAAAGACTTGATGAAACAAATGTTCGGCGTTGAAACCAAAGCTGGAGTAGATGCTGTTACAGATACAGCTTTGACTTATCAACTGTTGTCACAATACACCGCTTTTGTTGCTGTGAGTGATGACGTGCGCGTCAATCCAGAAAGCGAATCCCTATCGATGAACGTGCCAGTAGAAATGCCCGAAGGCGTCAGCTACCAAGGGATTCCTGTTCCCCCTGCTGCTAGTCTTGGTATTGCGAGCAAAAATCTCTACTCAGGCCAGCCAGCGCCCAAATATGACCGAACTGAACTCACTGGTAGTGACCCCCAATACCTGGAGCTGGAGCTACGACGCCCAGCCGCACCAGCACCCAAGGCTTCAGGGGGGATCGGCAAAGCTAAAGAGGCTGTGCGCGGGCTGCTAAGGCAAGATGTGGTAAGGAGATCAATTAAACCAGCGCAAGGCTTAGCGGATGAATTTGATATCACTTTAATATCGCCTGGGATGATTGACGGTTCAGAGGAGGAAGCGATCGCAACACCAACAACTAACAATCTCAGATTGCAAGTTGTCAGCGTAACGGGATTGGATAAAGCGGCGATTGATGCTGTGACTCACCACCTGCAACAACTAAATATTCCCACAGGTTTTAGTGGGGAAATTGTCTTTGAATTCGCAGTCCGCAAAGGTCGTGTAAGTCGAATTATGTTGGATGAGGAAGCTTCAACATTGAAAGAACCGACGGTTGTGAAATTAATTAAGCGATCGCTCACAACCTGGCGCGTTCCTCCATCTGCTAATAGTACAGTCCGCTTAACCTTGCGTATCCAACCATAA
- a CDS encoding CPXCG motif-containing cysteine-rich protein → MQTTGEYYCAYCGEPNSTFVDISAGGQQSYVEDCQVCCRPNILYVRIDEETLDIEIDSEYEG, encoded by the coding sequence ATGCAAACGACAGGTGAATATTACTGTGCCTACTGCGGCGAACCCAATTCGACTTTTGTTGACATAAGTGCTGGCGGACAGCAATCTTATGTAGAAGATTGTCAAGTTTGCTGCCGTCCAAATATACTGTATGTGCGGATTGATGAAGAAACGCTGGATATTGAGATTGATAGCGAATACGAAGGTTAA
- the psb35 gene encoding photosystem II assembly protein Psb35 — protein sequence MHLLMEAVAANPNAPHFPVTFTAVYAVGFIAAVTLGSVAWYNSKRPVGWEDKDRPDIVPEVKKEANPGLGKPIK from the coding sequence ATGCATTTACTGATGGAAGCTGTTGCTGCCAATCCTAATGCGCCTCATTTTCCAGTTACTTTTACCGCTGTGTATGCAGTTGGGTTTATAGCTGCTGTGACTCTTGGCTCGGTTGCCTGGTACAACTCAAAACGCCCTGTGGGTTGGGAAGATAAGGATCGTCCTGATATTGTGCCTGAAGTTAAGAAAGAAGCAAATCCAGGATTGGGTAAGCCGATCAAGTAA
- a CDS encoding PBP1A family penicillin-binding protein: protein MAKFISKLKEISHKLNTGSSTEPDQPPLSDSQPGNPSQVSTEPENHLHDSKPEAGSSVSTEPGTLVVSDRKPEQTITPASGSEKLTRSLARVKEISTKLSNYMRVGVSPETGKFLLLEGETDVDTPALERQKLIRSLNHLKHQSTQAVIQAFSGPKPLHRNYKFWLGVGVGGGAIALGGVWISVERGLPDVNDVVTYVRDGTITIKAADGTILQQQGEATHEKLKIEQIPKPLIQAFIAAEDRRFYQHHGVDYQGIGRAFVSNLMARNVVEGGSTLTQQLARIVFLDQQRSFWRKLREFRLAQKIEDKLTKEQILERYLNLVYLGSGAYGIADASWVYYSKPLDQLTLPEMAMLASMAPAPSVYSPFVNEKVAKDHRNLVLQRMRDSGFITPQQAQEAIATPLTTKRSAPKRLTREAPYFTDYIQQQIPKYVSPDLIDRGGLTIETTLNPNWQQIAEEAIKKTIEENSKGQNFDQAAMVAVDPRNGQIKAMVGGKDFYQNQFNRVTQAQRQPGSTFKMFVYSTAIAAGFTPFRGYEDAPYTVDGYTPKNFSESYQGWLNMRDALTNSINVIAVKIMMDVGYQPVIDTARKMGIESPLKPTPSLALGNSEVNLLELTSAYGTLANKGMHVKAHGITRILGRDGNIIYEGKFKPERALQEDTTAITTWMLRNVVNNGTGGAAQLNDRPVAGKTGTSDEARDLWFIGYIPQLVTGVWLGNDNDDPTWGSSSTAAETWNKFMAKAVEGMPKEEFPKRPDELEGRKPQIKVQPIKAKNVLYGRVNSDDSDDSPRPRRRRYQEETSSNNNSTNYRPRRSRYRNNSDDNSNEYRPRRRRVITSQQSDSSENTYRPRRRRVITSQQSDSSENTYRPRRRRVITSQQSDSSENTYRPRRRRVITSQQSDSSENTYRPRRRRVSTSQLSENQSTPRYRRRYPSADNNSGYSTPVRRRYRQSSASNYSPSRRYRTQNTEVTRTYTPPAPRAERRAQQYSEMPPAPRAERRESSGE from the coding sequence GTGGCAAAGTTTATCTCAAAGCTCAAAGAGATATCGCATAAACTCAATACGGGATCGTCAACGGAACCCGATCAGCCGCCTCTGAGCGACAGCCAACCAGGAAATCCTTCTCAGGTGTCAACCGAACCGGAAAATCATTTGCACGACAGTAAACCAGAAGCCGGTTCTAGCGTCTCAACAGAACCTGGAACTCTTGTAGTGAGCGATCGCAAACCAGAGCAGACAATCACCCCAGCATCAGGAAGCGAGAAATTAACACGTTCCCTAGCAAGGGTGAAAGAGATATCCACCAAGCTATCGAACTATATGAGGGTGGGGGTGTCACCGGAAACTGGAAAGTTTCTGTTGCTTGAGGGGGAGACAGACGTAGACACCCCAGCATTAGAGCGTCAGAAATTGATTCGTAGTCTTAACCACCTCAAACATCAATCAACGCAGGCGGTAATTCAGGCGTTCTCTGGTCCTAAGCCGCTGCATCGTAACTACAAGTTTTGGCTAGGCGTGGGGGTAGGAGGAGGAGCGATCGCCCTCGGTGGAGTTTGGATATCAGTAGAACGTGGCTTACCTGATGTTAACGACGTTGTAACTTATGTTCGCGATGGCACGATCACTATCAAAGCCGCAGACGGAACAATTCTTCAACAACAGGGTGAAGCAACCCACGAAAAACTCAAAATAGAGCAAATTCCCAAACCGCTGATTCAAGCTTTCATTGCCGCAGAAGACAGGCGCTTTTACCAACATCACGGCGTCGATTACCAAGGTATTGGCAGAGCCTTTGTTTCTAACCTTATGGCTAGAAATGTTGTAGAAGGCGGTAGCACCCTCACTCAACAGCTAGCAAGAATTGTCTTCCTCGACCAACAACGCAGCTTTTGGCGCAAGCTTAGGGAATTTCGTCTGGCTCAAAAAATCGAGGATAAGCTCACAAAAGAGCAAATTTTAGAGCGTTATCTTAATTTAGTTTATCTTGGTTCGGGAGCCTACGGCATCGCCGATGCATCGTGGGTATACTACAGCAAACCCCTCGACCAACTGACATTACCAGAAATGGCCATGTTAGCAAGCATGGCACCTGCTCCCAGTGTCTATTCGCCTTTTGTAAACGAAAAAGTCGCCAAAGATCACCGCAATTTAGTGTTGCAAAGGATGCGGGACTCTGGGTTTATTACGCCGCAACAAGCGCAAGAAGCGATCGCCACGCCGCTAACCACAAAACGCAGCGCTCCCAAGCGACTAACCCGCGAAGCCCCATATTTTACTGATTACATCCAGCAGCAAATTCCCAAGTACGTCTCGCCCGATTTGATAGATAGAGGTGGATTGACAATAGAAACTACCTTGAATCCAAACTGGCAGCAAATAGCAGAAGAGGCAATCAAAAAGACGATTGAAGAAAATAGTAAAGGACAGAACTTCGATCAAGCTGCAATGGTAGCTGTAGATCCGAGAAATGGCCAAATTAAAGCAATGGTTGGGGGGAAAGATTTTTACCAAAACCAATTTAACCGCGTCACTCAAGCGCAGCGCCAGCCCGGTTCAACCTTCAAAATGTTCGTATACAGTACGGCGATCGCTGCTGGATTTACCCCATTTCGCGGTTACGAAGACGCCCCTTACACCGTAGACGGCTATACTCCTAAAAACTTCAGCGAAAGCTATCAAGGCTGGCTGAACATGAGGGATGCCCTTACCAACTCCATCAATGTCATCGCCGTCAAAATAATGATGGACGTAGGATATCAGCCAGTTATCGACACTGCTAGAAAAATGGGCATAGAATCTCCACTCAAGCCCACCCCTTCTCTAGCATTGGGCAATTCCGAAGTCAACTTGCTAGAGCTAACCAGTGCTTACGGCACCCTCGCAAACAAAGGTATGCACGTCAAAGCTCACGGCATTACCCGCATTCTCGGCAGAGACGGCAACATTATCTACGAGGGGAAATTTAAGCCAGAGCGTGCCCTACAGGAAGACACAACTGCCATTACAACCTGGATGCTGCGAAACGTCGTCAACAATGGCACGGGTGGCGCAGCTCAACTTAACGATCGCCCCGTAGCTGGTAAGACTGGTACTTCTGACGAAGCCCGCGACCTCTGGTTTATTGGCTACATTCCCCAATTGGTAACTGGCGTTTGGTTGGGTAACGACAACGACGATCCAACTTGGGGTTCTAGCAGCACCGCCGCCGAAACCTGGAATAAATTCATGGCCAAAGCTGTCGAGGGAATGCCTAAAGAGGAGTTCCCCAAGCGTCCCGATGAGTTAGAAGGTCGAAAACCTCAGATCAAAGTACAGCCCATCAAGGCTAAAAATGTCCTTTATGGAAGGGTAAACTCAGACGACAGCGACGACTCGCCACGCCCTCGTCGGAGGAGATACCAAGAGGAAACCTCCAGCAACAATAACTCTACTAATTACAGGCCGCGCCGTTCCAGATATCGCAATAACAGCGATGACAACTCCAACGAGTATCGCCCCAGAAGACGGCGCGTAATTACCAGCCAGCAATCTGATAGCAGCGAAAACACTTATCGCCCCAGAAGACGGCGCGTAATTACCAGCCAGCAATCTGATAGCAGCGAAAACACTTATCGCCCCAGAAGACGGCGTGTAATTACCAGCCAGCAATCTGATAGCAGCGAAAACACTTATCGCCCCAGAAGGCGGCGTGTAATTACCAGCCAGCAATCTGATAGCAGCGAAAACACTTATCGCCCCAGAAGGCGGCGCGTAAGTACCAGCCAACTGTCTGAGAACCAATCCACACCCCGCTACCGCCGCAGGTATCCTAGTGCAGATAATAACTCTGGGTACTCAACACCAGTTCGGCGCCGTTACCGGCAGTCATCAGCCTCCAATTATTCTCCCTCGCGGCGTTACCGCACCCAAAACACAGAAGTAACGCGCACATATACACCGCCCGCTCCACGCGCTGAGAGGAGAGCGCAGCAATACTCAGAGATGCCACCCGCTCCACGCGCTGAGCGGCGGGAATCTTCTGGTGAGTAA
- a CDS encoding ferredoxin--nitrite reductase, with protein MTSTATPTASLNKFEKLKAEKDGLAVKAQLEEFARIGWEAMDETDREHRLKWLGVFFRPVTPGKFMMRLRLPNGIITSNQMRALGEVLQRYGSDGYGDITTRQNIQLRGIRIEDLPEIFQKFRQVGLTSVQSGMDNVRNITGSPVAGLEAGELFDTRELCNQLQDTITNNGEGNKAFSNLPRKFNIAIAGCRDNSVHAEINDLAFIPAYKNDQFGFNIIVGGFFSAKRCDAAIPLDAWVVPEDVIDVSRAILEVYRDQGLRANRQKARLMWLIDEMGIENFRAEVEKYLGRPMSPAAPKDEIDWDKRDHIGIYQQKQPGLKYVGLHVPVGRLLAGDMFDLARLAEVYGGSEIRLTVEQNVIIPNIPDSRLTQFLAEPLLEKFSTNPEPLTRTVVSCTGAQFCNFALIETKNRAIALIKELEAELTMPKPVRIHWTGCPNSCGQPQVADIGLMGTKVRKNGKTVEGADIYMGGTVGKEAHLGNCVQKSVPCEDLKPVLMNLLIENFGAEKK; from the coding sequence ATGACAAGCACAGCCACTCCGACAGCAAGCCTCAATAAATTTGAAAAATTAAAAGCCGAAAAAGACGGTCTAGCGGTGAAAGCCCAGCTGGAGGAATTTGCCCGGATTGGCTGGGAGGCAATGGATGAAACAGACCGCGAACATAGACTAAAGTGGCTGGGAGTGTTTTTCCGACCAGTAACTCCCGGCAAATTCATGATGCGGTTGCGGCTACCTAACGGAATTATAACCAGCAATCAAATGCGGGCGCTAGGGGAAGTATTGCAACGTTACGGCTCAGATGGATATGGCGACATTACTACAAGGCAAAACATCCAGTTGCGGGGAATAAGGATAGAGGATTTACCAGAAATTTTCCAAAAATTTAGGCAAGTTGGGTTAACCAGCGTCCAGTCTGGGATGGACAACGTGCGGAACATTACAGGTTCGCCAGTAGCCGGACTGGAAGCAGGGGAATTGTTTGATACGCGGGAACTGTGCAACCAATTGCAGGATACGATCACCAACAATGGAGAAGGCAACAAAGCTTTCAGCAACCTGCCGAGGAAATTTAACATAGCGATCGCAGGTTGCCGCGACAACTCAGTACACGCTGAAATCAACGACCTCGCCTTCATACCCGCCTATAAAAACGACCAGTTCGGTTTTAACATCATAGTCGGCGGCTTCTTCTCAGCAAAACGTTGCGATGCCGCCATTCCCCTAGATGCCTGGGTTGTGCCCGAAGACGTTATTGATGTCAGCAGAGCAATTTTAGAAGTTTATCGCGACCAAGGACTGCGAGCCAATCGCCAAAAAGCCCGTCTCATGTGGCTTATCGACGAAATGGGTATTGAAAATTTCCGCGCCGAAGTGGAAAAATACCTGGGACGCCCAATGTCACCAGCCGCACCCAAAGACGAAATCGACTGGGACAAGCGTGACCACATCGGTATTTATCAGCAAAAACAACCAGGCTTGAAGTACGTCGGCTTGCACGTACCTGTAGGGCGCCTGTTGGCCGGGGATATGTTTGACCTAGCTCGACTAGCGGAAGTCTATGGGGGGAGCGAAATTAGGCTTACAGTAGAGCAAAACGTCATCATCCCGAATATTCCTGACTCTCGCTTAACTCAATTTTTAGCGGAACCGCTACTCGAAAAATTCTCTACAAACCCCGAACCCTTAACACGGACAGTAGTTTCATGCACTGGCGCTCAATTTTGCAACTTTGCCTTAATTGAAACCAAAAACCGCGCGATCGCTCTGATTAAAGAACTAGAAGCAGAGTTAACAATGCCTAAACCAGTGAGGATTCACTGGACTGGTTGCCCCAACTCTTGCGGACAACCCCAAGTCGCAGATATCGGTTTGATGGGAACAAAAGTTCGCAAAAACGGCAAAACCGTAGAAGGCGCAGACATATATATGGGCGGCACGGTGGGCAAAGAAGCTCACCTGGGAAATTGCGTGCAAAAAAGCGTTCCCTGCGAAGATTTAAAGCCCGTCTTGATGAATTTGTTAATCGAGAATTTTGGAGCCGAGAAAAAGTAA
- a CDS encoding radical SAM protein yields MPVTASAFAAERLLFTPATPDNDAIPAIFAFPNEYTVGITSLGFQVVWATLAMRRDVEVSRLFTDTREQLPRNPELLGFSVSWELDYVNILNLLESLEIPTRAAARSDEHPLVFGGGPVLTANPEPFADFFDVILLGDGENLLGNFIDAYKEVRSANRQVKLRHLAQVPGIYVPSLYHVEYDDSTGFIKSIESVDAEIPSQVEKQTYRGNTLSASSVVTEKAAWENIYMVEVVRSCPEMCRFCLASYLTLPFRTASLETSLIPAIDRGLAVTNRLGLLGASVTQHPEFEALLDYLSKPQYDDVRLSIASVRTNTVTVKLAEILAKRDTRSLTIAVESGSERVRQIINKKLNNDEIVQAAINAKAGGLSALKLYGMVGIPGEEAEDLDQTVAMMRSLKKSAPGLRLTLGCSTFVPKAHTPFQWFGVNRQAEKRLKFLEKELRRNGIDFRPESYNWSVMQALISRGDRRLSHLLELTRHYGDSLGSYRRAFKELRGQLPELDYYVHTNWELEQVLPWNHLQGPLPVATLQKHLAAATSNFS; encoded by the coding sequence ATGCCTGTTACTGCCTCTGCCTTCGCTGCCGAACGCCTTTTATTTACACCTGCGACGCCGGACAACGACGCCATACCCGCTATCTTTGCTTTCCCCAACGAGTACACTGTTGGCATCACCAGCCTTGGCTTTCAAGTGGTATGGGCAACTTTAGCAATGCGGCGCGATGTTGAGGTAAGCCGCCTGTTCACCGATACTCGCGAACAACTGCCTAGAAATCCAGAATTACTTGGTTTTTCCGTATCTTGGGAATTGGACTATGTAAATATCCTCAATTTATTAGAATCCCTAGAAATTCCTACTCGCGCTGCTGCTCGTTCTGATGAGCATCCGTTAGTATTTGGTGGTGGGCCAGTATTAACTGCTAATCCAGAACCTTTCGCTGATTTTTTTGATGTCATACTGTTGGGTGATGGCGAAAATTTACTGGGAAATTTTATTGATGCTTATAAAGAAGTTAGAAGCGCTAATCGGCAAGTTAAATTAAGGCATCTGGCGCAAGTACCAGGAATTTATGTTCCCAGTCTTTATCATGTAGAATATGATGACTCTACTGGCTTTATTAAATCAATTGAATCTGTAGACGCAGAAATTCCCAGCCAGGTAGAAAAGCAGACTTATCGGGGCAATACTTTATCTGCTTCATCTGTCGTTACTGAAAAGGCAGCATGGGAAAATATTTACATGGTAGAAGTGGTTCGCAGTTGCCCAGAAATGTGCCGCTTCTGTCTGGCAAGTTATCTAACTTTGCCTTTTCGCACGGCTAGCCTTGAAACTTCTTTAATTCCTGCAATCGATCGCGGTTTGGCTGTAACTAATCGGCTAGGTTTATTAGGTGCGTCTGTTACTCAGCATCCAGAATTTGAAGCGTTGTTAGATTATTTGAGTAAGCCACAGTATGATGATGTGCGGCTGAGTATCGCTTCGGTGCGAACTAATACGGTAACGGTAAAATTAGCAGAAATTTTGGCTAAACGAGATACGCGATCGCTCACTATTGCTGTAGAAAGCGGAAGCGAGAGAGTGCGGCAAATTATTAACAAAAAACTCAACAACGATGAAATTGTTCAAGCTGCAATTAATGCCAAAGCCGGAGGATTAAGCGCACTCAAACTCTACGGGATGGTAGGTATTCCCGGTGAAGAAGCAGAGGATTTAGATCAAACTGTGGCGATGATGCGATCGCTCAAAAAATCTGCCCCTGGTTTGCGCTTAACTCTGGGATGCAGCACCTTTGTCCCTAAAGCTCACACCCCCTTTCAGTGGTTTGGCGTTAATCGCCAAGCTGAAAAGAGGTTGAAGTTTTTAGAGAAGGAATTGCGACGCAATGGCATTGATTTTAGACCAGAAAGTTATAACTGGTCAGTAATGCAGGCTTTAATATCTAGAGGAGACAGACGCCTATCTCATCTTTTAGAATTAACTCGCCATTATGGCGACTCCCTCGGTAGCTACCGACGCGCTTTTAAAGAACTGCGGGGACAGTTACCAGAACTAGATTACTACGTCCATACTAACTGGGAATTAGAGCAAGTTTTACCCTGGAATCACTTGCAAGGGCCGCTACCAGTTGCGACGTTACAGAAGCATCTAGCCGCCGCTACATCTAATTTTAGTTAG
- a CDS encoding SemiSWEET transporter, with protein MNFVTILGLSAGTITTIAFLPQVIKVWKTKSAKDVSFVMLITFCIGVFLWLVYGILRQDVAVIAANLVTLILNLIIVWLKIKYK; from the coding sequence ATGAATTTTGTCACTATTTTGGGATTATCCGCAGGTACAATAACGACTATCGCTTTTTTGCCTCAAGTCATTAAAGTTTGGAAAACAAAATCAGCTAAAGATGTCTCTTTCGTTATGCTGATTACTTTCTGTATAGGTGTCTTTCTGTGGTTAGTATACGGAATTCTGCGCCAAGATGTGGCGGTAATTGCGGCAAATCTGGTGACGTTAATTTTAAACCTTATAATTGTATGGCTTAAAATTAAATATAAATGA
- a CDS encoding CmpA/NrtA family ABC transporter substrate-binding protein, translating to MSNLSRRKFIITAGAAAAGSIVVHGCTSSSNSTQTPAANTTPTAAASGSPVPTASVAGTADSPEVTTAKLGFIALTDSAPLIIAQEKGLFAKYGMTDVKVEKQASWPVTRDNLELGSAGNGIDGAHILSPMPYFMSLGQTKNKQPVPMYLLARLNTNGQAISIANSYKEFKVGLDSKGLKDAFAKLKASGKNDIKAAITFPGGTHDLWMRYWLASGGIDPTNQQVISVVPIPPPQMVANMKTGGMEAFCVGEPWNAQLVNQGAGYTALLTGELWRDHPEKAFAMRKDWVDKNPKATKAILMAIQEAQQWCDKPENKEEMCKLVSDEKWFKVPAKDIIERAKGNIDYGDGRPPVTNSPLLMKFWADNASYPYKSHDMWFLTENIRWGNIPADTKVKELVDQVNREDIWKEAAKTLGVPAAQIPTSSSRGVETFFDGVKFDPDKPEDYLKSLAIKKV from the coding sequence ATGAGCAATCTTTCCCGACGTAAATTCATCATCACAGCAGGAGCAGCCGCAGCAGGCAGCATAGTAGTTCATGGCTGTACTAGCAGCAGCAACTCTACCCAAACACCAGCGGCAAACACTACCCCCACAGCCGCAGCAAGCGGCAGTCCTGTACCAACCGCCAGCGTCGCAGGCACGGCTGACAGCCCAGAAGTCACAACCGCCAAGCTAGGATTCATTGCCCTAACAGATTCTGCACCTTTAATTATTGCCCAAGAAAAAGGCTTATTTGCCAAGTACGGCATGACAGATGTCAAGGTCGAGAAGCAAGCTTCCTGGCCTGTAACTCGCGACAACTTGGAGCTAGGTTCAGCAGGGAATGGCATTGATGGGGCACATATTTTGAGTCCCATGCCTTACTTCATGTCCTTGGGTCAGACCAAAAACAAGCAGCCAGTGCCGATGTACCTCTTGGCGCGGTTGAATACCAACGGACAGGCAATTTCTATTGCTAATAGTTACAAAGAATTTAAGGTCGGTCTAGACAGCAAAGGGCTGAAAGATGCCTTTGCAAAACTCAAAGCAAGCGGCAAAAACGACATCAAGGCAGCGATTACGTTTCCTGGTGGAACCCACGACCTATGGATGCGTTACTGGTTAGCATCTGGTGGTATAGATCCCACAAATCAACAGGTTATTTCTGTCGTACCCATCCCCCCTCCCCAGATGGTAGCGAATATGAAAACAGGCGGTATGGAAGCTTTTTGCGTGGGAGAACCTTGGAACGCGCAGCTAGTTAACCAAGGCGCAGGTTACACCGCCTTGCTAACAGGAGAACTGTGGAGAGACCATCCAGAAAAAGCGTTTGCAATGCGGAAAGATTGGGTGGATAAAAATCCCAAGGCTACAAAAGCAATTTTGATGGCAATACAAGAAGCCCAGCAGTGGTGCGACAAACCAGAAAACAAAGAGGAGATGTGCAAACTTGTCTCCGATGAGAAGTGGTTTAAGGTGCCAGCTAAAGATATTATCGAGCGAGCCAAAGGCAACATTGATTACGGTGATGGTCGCCCGCCTGTAACTAATAGTCCGCTACTGATGAAGTTCTGGGCAGATAACGCTTCTTATCCTTACAAGAGCCACGATATGTGGTTTTTAACTGAGAACATTCGTTGGGGCAATATTCCGGCTGATACGAAGGTTAAGGAACTTGTTGACCAAGTGAACCGCGAAGATATTTGGAAAGAAGCAGCTAAAACTCTTGGAGTTCCGGCGGCTCAAATTCCTACTAGCAGTTCGAGGGGCGTTGAGACGTTTTTTGATGGTGTCAAGTTTGACCCAGATAAGCCAGAAGACTACTTGAAGAGTCTCGCAATCAAGAAAGTTTAG